From the Brassica napus cultivar Da-Ae chromosome A8, Da-Ae, whole genome shotgun sequence genome, one window contains:
- the LOC106440508 gene encoding glucose-induced degradation protein 8 homolog, protein MDPRQLEHIVVKDNDIQSIVMSYLLHNCFDETADSLASTTGIHQPVIDRDNLERRKQIMHCILEKKALKAVELTEQLGQELLEKNKGLHFDLLCLHFVELICDGKSKEALEFAKTSLAPFGMVQKYVGKLEDAIALLAYEDPEKSPMFYLLSSEYRQQVADDLNRTLLEHANQPSYTPMERLLQQVTVTRQYLTEENGKDAFPPFSLKDYVKG, encoded by the exons ATGGATCCTCGTCAACTCGAACACATC GTTGTGAAGGATAATGATATTCAAAGCATTGTAATGTCTTACCTTCTCCACAACTGCTTCGATGAAACTGCTGACTCTCTTGCTTCCACTACTGGTATACACCAACCTGTAATTGATCGTGATAACTTGGAGAGAAGAAAAC AAATAATGCATTGTATACTGGAGAAGAAGGCTTTGAAGGCTGTTGAACTAACTGAACAACTAGGACAAGAGTTGCTCGAGAAAAACAAGGGTCTGCACTTTGATCTTCTCTGCCTTCACTTTGTGGAGCTTATCTGTGATGGGAAAAG CAAAGAAGCTCTTGAGTTTGCTAAGACAAGCTTGGCTCCTTTTGGGATGGTCCAAAAATATGTGGGAAAGCTTGAA GACGCAATTGCTTTGCTGGCTTATGAAGATCCTGAGAAATCCCCAATGTTCTACCTTTTGAGCTCTGAGTACCGTCAACAGGTTGCTGATGATCTGAACCGCACCCTTCTTG AGCACGCAAACCAACCAAGCTACACACCGATGGAAAGGCTCTTGCAACAGGTGACGGTTACGAGACAATACTTGACTGAGGAGAATGGCAAA GATGCGTTTCCTCCATTCTCCTTGAAAGATTATGTCAAAGGCTAA